From Leptodactylus fuscus isolate aLepFus1 chromosome 11, aLepFus1.hap2, whole genome shotgun sequence, one genomic window encodes:
- the LOC142185104 gene encoding uncharacterized protein LOC142185104: MTPAHTRHASCLQAHQMPTFEDIAVYFSQEEWQSLQIKEKEMYKDVMMENFTCLRSLGNIAVKPEIISMIEKGQEPWITERWPPKRTWSGPDGEPIGQSVPAALKPQEASQQSPGDIDSLLHPADPVHTDKQEQSLSFLEHRRPFPTKLSLKKHQKSLAAIKPYFCHECRKSFSTKSHLVRHQVAHFDRKPLICPECGKCFTQYSTFLLHSRIHKGEMRFSCSECGKLFMQKSEFIKHTRTHSGVQKPFVCTICSKSFDMSSGLVKHLRIHTGEKPYSCSVCAKSFRQKSHLVKHQIVHSEEKFFFCWECGIRSSSAAEHAKHKLIHSSNKPFSCSECQKRFRWKSSLLEHVRIHTGEKPFSCPQCPKSFRWKSSLVEHQRVHAIDKLFPCTECDKSFYKRSNLEQHQRTHTGEKPYACSDCNKRFSRKRHLIRHQLVHSEETPFSCSECGKCFTREVALKQHQKIHNKIICPSKDCGKVFTYQSELLKHLRVHSGEKPYSCSSCGKCFSSISNLNNHQHVHTGVKSHACPECDKQFAQKSALIKHLRTHTGEKPYECPVCKKGFSQKCQVAKHQKVHTKVQQFSCQECNKNFPTKSDLTRHLVVHTGQKPFSCSECGKCFCRKSNLKQHQKIHTGEKPFLCNHCEKSFVTKAHLVRHQVSHNEGKPFICSECGKTFTQFSSLAQHEKVHKGVAPFSCSECEEVFSQKSGLEKHVRTHTGEKPYSCSDCGKSFNVNSALQNHKKIHCGEKLFSCSECLKSFSLKSRLDRHKRVHSEGKPYTCSECGQGFVNSYKLTKHQAVHKGNKPFPCSECEKSFNWRSSLLEHLRLHTGEKPYMCAECGRSYSRRSALKKHQETHPTGKGDAWKRSDLNPPQKQKNSPNREDSGISENQEHFNDITVKVEIKEEEHAGLE; the protein is encoded by the exons ATGACGCCCGCTCACACTCGCCACGCTTCCTGCCTGCAGGCTCATCAG ATGCCGACCTTTGAGGATATAGCGGTGTATTTCTCGCAGGAGGAGTGGCAATCTTTACAGATAAAAGAGAAAGAAATGTATAAAGATGTGATGATGGAAAACTTCACTTGTCTCCGATCTTTGG GTAACATCGCTGTAAAACCTGAAATTATATCAATGATTGAGAAGGGGCAGGAGCCATGGATCACAGAGCGATGGCCGCCCAAGAGAACATGGAGTGGTCCAG ATGGAGAGCCCATAGGGCAGTCAGTGCCTGCAGCCTTGAAGCCTCAGGAAGCCTCACAGCAAAGTCCTGGTGATATTGACAGTCTACTGCACCCTGCTGACCCCGTGCACACTGACAAACAGGAGCAATCGCTTTCTTTTTTGGAGCACAGGCGGCCATTTCCTACTAAACTCTCTCTTAAAAAACACCAGAAATCACTCGCCGCCATCAAGCCGTATTTCTGCCACGAATGTAGAAAGAGTTTTAGCACGAAGTctcatcttgttagacatcaagtTGCTCATTTTGATAGAAAACCTCTGATTTGTCCAGAATGCGGAAAATGTTTTACACAATACTCAACCTTTCTTTTACACAGCAGGATCCATAAAGGAGAGATGCGCTTTTCTTGCTCGGAGTGTGGAAAGCTTTTCATGCAGAAGTCTGAATTTATCAAACATACGAGAACTCACAGCGGGGTGCAGAAGCCCTTTGTGTGCACCATCTGTAGCAAAAGCTTTGACATGAGCTCAGGCCTTGTCAAGCACTTGAGGATCCATACTGGTGAGAAGCCGTATTCGTGTTCTGTGTGCGCTAAGAGTTTTAGGCAGAAGTCACATCTGGTCAAACATCAAATCGTCCATTCTGAGGAGAAGTTCTTCTTCTGTTGGGAGTGTGGGATTCGTTCTTCATCAGCTGCAGAACACGCCAAACATAAACTGATACATTCTAGTAATAAGCCGTTCTCGTGTTCCGAATGCCAAAAGCGATTTAGATGGAAGTCGTCTCTTTTGGAACACGTGAGGATTCACACAGGTGAGAAACCATTTTCTTGCCCACAGTGCCCAAAAAGTTTTCGTTGGAAGTCTTCCTTGGTGGAACACCAGCGGGTTCACGCCATCGACAAACTTTTTCCTTGCACTGAATGTGATAAATCTTTCTATAAGCGATCTAATCTGGAGCAGCATCAAAGAACGCACACAGGGGAAAAGCCGTATGCCTGTTCAGACTGCAACAAGAGGTTTAGCCGCAAAAGACATCTGATACGGCACCAGCTGGTGCACAGCgaggagactccattttcttgtTCCGAGTGTGGAAAGTGCTTTACCCGAGAGGTTGCACTAAAGCAGCACCAAAAGATCCACAATAAGATCATCTGCCCTTCCAAAGACTGCGGGAAAGTCTTTACTTACCAGTCCGAACTCTTGAAGCATTTAAGAGTTCActctggggagaagccatattcctgCTCGTCTTGCGGCAAGTGCTTTAGCAGCATATCGAACCTCAACAACCATCAACATGTTCACACCGGAGTGAAATCACATGCCTGCCCAGAATGTGACAAACAGTTTGCTCAGAAATCTGCCCTTATCAAACACTTGAGAACCCACACAGGAGAAAAACCGTACGAGTGTCCTGTCTGTAAGAAAGGCTTTAGCCAGAAATGCCAAGTCGCCAAACATCAGAAAGTTCACACCAAAGTGCAGCAATTTTCTTGCCAGGAATGTAATAAAAATTTCCCGACCAAGTCAGACCTTACCAGGCATCTCgtagtccacacaggacagaaaccaTTCTCttgttcagagtgtgggaaatgctTCTGTAGAAAGTCCAACCTTAAGCAGCACCAGAAaatccacacaggggagaagccatttttatgcaACCATTGTGAGAAGTCTTTTGTAACCAAAGCACATCTGGTCCGTCACCAGGTCAGTCACAATGAGGGAAAGCCATTCATATGTTCTGAGTGTGGAAAAACCTTCACTCAGTTTTCATCACTTGCTCAACACGAGAAGGTTCACAAAGGTGTCGCTCCGTTTTCATGTTCCGAGTGCGAAGAAGTCTTCTCTCAGAAGTCTGGTCTCGAAAAGCATGTTAGAACCCACACAGGTGAGAAACCATACTCCTGTTCAGACTGTGGAAAATCTTTCAACGTCAACTCAGCCCTccaaaatcataaaaaaatacaTTGCGGGGAGAAGCTGTTTTCATGTTCCGAGTGTCTGAAAAGTTTTAGTCTGAAGTCCCGTCTAGACAGGCACAAAAGGGTCCATAGTGAGGGGAAGCCATATACCTGCTCGGAGTGTGGCCAAGGCTTTGTAAACAGCTACAAGCTGACGAAACATCAGGCCGTCCACAAAGGAAACAAACCCTTCCCGTGTTCCGAATGTGAAAAGAGCTTCAACTGGAGGTCGTCTCTCCTAGAACATCTGCGGCTTCATACAGGAGAAAAGCCCTACATGTGCGCCGAGTGTGGCCGGAGTTATTCCAGGAGGTCTGCTCTGAAGAAACACCAAGAAACTCATCCAACAGGCAAAGGAGATGCTTGGAAGCGCTCAGATCTCAATCCACCTCAGAAACAAAAGAATTCACCAAACAGAGAAGATTCTGGAATTTCAGAAAACCAGGAACATTTCAATGACATTACTGTAAAGGTGGAAATCAAAGAGGAAGAACATGCAGGCCTCGAATAA